From a region of the Microbacterium sp. nov. GSS16 genome:
- a CDS encoding bifunctional proline dehydrogenase/L-glutamate gamma-semialdehyde dehydrogenase: MSTPARASEASVSELAALGDDAVALVRQWLVDSREVTVDAAGQRLAGVLRDPNGLDFTVGFVDGVVRPEDLKVAAAKLKELVPLTPGFLPAPMRAAIGLGGATAGILPGVVVPSARAVLRQMVRHLIVDARDEKLGAAIKHIRESQGVKLNINLLGEAILGQEEAKRRLEGTRRLLERDDVDYVSIKVSSTVAPHSPWAFDEAVADAAEALLPLYRIAERGSKFINLDMEEYKDLDLTIAVFTSILDRPEFQGLEAGIVLQAYLPDALSAMMRLQEWAAARVASGGAPIKVRVVKGANLPMETVDAETHGWPLATWSSKQESDSSYKAVLDYSLRPEHIGNVRVGVAGHNLFDIALAWLLANKRGVAEGVEFEMLLGMATAQAEVVKRTVGSLLLYTPVVHPDEFDVAIAYLIRRLEEGASHENFMSAVFDLDTDPALFEREKQRFLASIQTIPTEVPGPNRTQDRRMPAEPAPRDGFTNTPDTDPSLAGNRAWADRIRARMVGSTLGDDTVAANTLSTPEQVSERIATAVASGEAWRALGAAGRAEILHRAGDILEARRAELLEVMGSEAGKVIEQGDPEVSEAIDFAHYYAESAKKLSDVDGAVMQPVGLTVVTPPWNFPVAIPAGSTLSALATGSPVIIKPARQARRSGAVMVEALWEAGVPRDVLQYVQLEGRSLGEQLVSDPAVGRVILTGGFETAELFRGFRADLPLLAETSGKNAIIVTPSADLDLAAKDVAYSAFGHAGQKCSAASLVVLVGSVAKSERFRRQLVDAVRAYQVGTPEDGSNRIGPLIGPAEGKLLGALTELHPGQSWMLEPKKLDDEGQLWTPGIRDGVQRGSEFHRVEYFGPVLGVMTAESLTEAIDIVNDIDYGLTSGIHSLDVDEVQQWLASIEAGNVYVNRGTTGAIVQRQPFGGWKKAAVGAGSKAGGPNYLVGLSDWTDAPVQTSTSLDALASSAVALVDGADAEWLRGALATDIDALAAEFGVVRDATGLVTEQNALRYQALPVTIRFEGARVSELLRVAAAGARLRARVTVSTASALPAPVVTWLGSHDVVVVTEGAQAWASHARRLAAAGGRVRLIGADALETATAVDGSPSLAIYANPVVAAGRVEMLTFVREQAVSITAHRFGTPHRYEVPLLEPVR; this comes from the coding sequence ATGAGCACTCCTGCGCGCGCCTCCGAAGCATCCGTGTCCGAACTCGCAGCCCTCGGTGACGACGCCGTCGCGCTGGTGCGCCAGTGGCTCGTCGACAGCCGTGAGGTGACGGTGGATGCCGCCGGCCAGCGCCTCGCCGGAGTGCTGCGCGACCCGAACGGGCTCGACTTCACCGTCGGCTTCGTCGACGGCGTCGTGCGGCCCGAAGACCTCAAAGTCGCCGCCGCCAAGCTCAAGGAGCTCGTGCCGCTGACGCCCGGCTTCCTTCCCGCGCCGATGCGCGCCGCGATCGGCCTGGGCGGCGCCACCGCGGGCATCCTGCCCGGTGTGGTCGTGCCGTCGGCCCGCGCTGTGCTGCGGCAGATGGTGCGTCACCTCATCGTCGACGCGCGTGATGAGAAGCTGGGCGCCGCGATCAAGCACATCCGCGAGTCGCAGGGTGTGAAGCTCAACATCAACCTGCTCGGCGAGGCGATCCTCGGTCAGGAGGAAGCCAAGCGCCGCCTCGAGGGCACCCGTCGCCTGCTCGAGCGCGATGACGTCGACTACGTCTCGATCAAGGTCTCCTCGACCGTCGCGCCGCACAGCCCGTGGGCGTTCGACGAGGCCGTCGCCGACGCCGCCGAGGCCCTGCTGCCGCTGTACCGGATCGCCGAGCGCGGATCGAAGTTCATCAACCTCGACATGGAGGAGTACAAGGACCTCGACCTCACCATCGCGGTCTTCACCAGCATCCTCGACCGCCCCGAATTCCAGGGCCTCGAGGCCGGCATCGTGCTGCAGGCGTACCTGCCCGACGCGCTCTCTGCGATGATGCGCCTGCAGGAGTGGGCCGCCGCCCGCGTCGCCTCGGGCGGTGCGCCGATCAAGGTGCGCGTCGTCAAGGGCGCCAACCTCCCGATGGAGACGGTCGACGCCGAGACGCACGGCTGGCCGCTCGCGACCTGGTCGAGCAAGCAGGAGTCCGACTCGTCGTACAAGGCGGTGCTCGACTACTCGCTGCGCCCCGAGCACATCGGCAACGTGCGCGTCGGCGTCGCCGGACACAACCTGTTCGACATCGCTCTGGCATGGCTGCTCGCGAACAAGCGCGGCGTCGCCGAGGGGGTCGAGTTCGAGATGCTGCTCGGCATGGCCACTGCTCAAGCCGAGGTCGTCAAGCGCACCGTCGGCTCGCTGCTGCTCTACACGCCGGTCGTGCACCCCGATGAGTTCGACGTGGCTATCGCCTACCTGATCCGCCGCCTCGAAGAGGGCGCGTCGCACGAGAACTTCATGTCGGCGGTCTTCGACCTCGACACCGACCCGGCGCTGTTCGAACGCGAGAAGCAGCGCTTCCTGGCATCCATCCAGACCATCCCCACCGAGGTGCCAGGGCCGAACCGCACCCAGGATCGCCGGATGCCCGCCGAGCCGGCGCCGCGCGACGGCTTCACGAACACCCCCGACACCGACCCGTCGCTGGCCGGCAACCGCGCCTGGGCCGACCGGATCCGCGCGCGGATGGTCGGCTCGACCCTCGGTGACGACACCGTCGCGGCCAACACTCTCAGCACTCCGGAGCAGGTCTCCGAGCGCATCGCCACGGCCGTGGCATCCGGTGAGGCCTGGCGCGCGCTCGGCGCCGCCGGCCGCGCCGAGATCCTGCACCGCGCGGGCGACATCCTCGAAGCTCGCCGTGCCGAGCTGCTCGAGGTCATGGGCTCCGAGGCCGGCAAGGTGATCGAGCAGGGCGACCCCGAGGTCTCCGAGGCGATCGACTTCGCGCACTACTACGCCGAGAGCGCCAAGAAGCTCTCCGACGTCGACGGCGCGGTCATGCAGCCCGTCGGCCTCACGGTCGTCACCCCGCCGTGGAACTTCCCGGTCGCGATCCCGGCCGGCTCCACCCTGTCGGCCCTCGCCACCGGCTCGCCGGTGATCATCAAGCCCGCCCGCCAGGCGCGCCGCTCGGGAGCGGTCATGGTCGAGGCGCTCTGGGAAGCGGGCGTTCCCCGCGACGTGCTGCAGTACGTGCAGCTCGAGGGTCGGTCGCTGGGCGAGCAGCTCGTCAGCGACCCGGCGGTCGGCCGGGTCATCCTCACCGGCGGGTTCGAGACGGCCGAGCTGTTCCGCGGCTTCCGCGCCGACCTGCCGCTGCTCGCCGAGACCAGCGGGAAGAACGCCATCATCGTCACCCCGTCGGCCGACCTCGACCTCGCCGCGAAGGATGTCGCGTACTCGGCGTTCGGCCACGCCGGCCAGAAGTGCTCGGCGGCATCGCTGGTCGTGCTCGTCGGCTCGGTCGCGAAGTCGGAGCGCTTCCGCCGCCAGCTGGTCGACGCCGTGCGCGCGTACCAGGTCGGCACGCCGGAAGACGGCTCGAACCGCATCGGCCCGCTGATCGGGCCGGCCGAGGGCAAGCTGCTCGGCGCACTGACCGAGCTGCACCCTGGGCAGTCCTGGATGCTGGAGCCGAAGAAGCTCGACGACGAGGGCCAGCTCTGGACTCCCGGCATCCGTGACGGCGTGCAGCGCGGCAGCGAGTTCCACAGGGTCGAGTACTTCGGCCCCGTGCTCGGCGTGATGACCGCCGAGTCGCTGACCGAGGCGATCGACATCGTCAACGACATCGACTACGGCCTCACCAGCGGCATCCACTCCCTCGACGTCGACGAGGTGCAGCAGTGGCTGGCTTCGATCGAAGCCGGAAACGTGTACGTCAATCGCGGCACCACAGGCGCGATCGTGCAGCGCCAGCCCTTCGGCGGCTGGAAGAAGGCGGCCGTCGGTGCCGGATCCAAGGCAGGCGGCCCGAACTACCTCGTCGGCCTCTCGGACTGGACGGATGCCCCGGTGCAGACCAGCACCTCGCTGGACGCCCTCGCGTCGTCGGCGGTCGCGCTCGTCGATGGTGCCGACGCCGAGTGGCTGCGCGGTGCGCTGGCCACAGACATCGACGCTCTTGCGGCCGAGTTCGGCGTGGTGCGCGATGCTACGGGCCTCGTCACCGAGCAGAACGCGCTGCGCTACCAGGCGCTGCCCGTCACGATTCGCTTCGAGGGTGCCCGCGTCTCCGAGCTGCTGCGCGTCGCCGCTGCCGGAGCGCGCCTGCGCGCACGGGTGACGGTGAGCACGGCATCCGCTCTGCCCGCGCCGGTCGTCACCTGGCTCGGCTCGCATGACGTCGTCGTGGTGACCGAGGGCGCTCAGGCGTGGGCATCCCACGCTCGTCGTCTCGCCGCCGCGGGCGGACGCGTGCGTCTGATCGGTGCCGACGCGCTCGAGACCGCGACTGCTGTGGACGGCTCGCCGAGCCTCGCGATCTACGCGAACCCTGTCGTCGCCGCGGGCCGGGTGGAGATGCTGACTTTCGTGCGCGAGCAGGCCGTGTCGATCACCGCACACCGCTTCGGCACCCCGCACCGGTACGAGGTTCCGCTGCTCGAGCCCGTGCGCTGA
- a CDS encoding carboxylesterase/lipase family protein, with product MAVDDQSQAEIAQTAEGPVRGIRRPDGSLAFLGIPYAAPPTGSRRFQPPQPVTPWTEPLDATQYGPTPQRREEPNAIIPEPSIPGAATLNLNVFTPALRQAQGPEEQNQGPGGEGLPVLVWIHGGGYSSGSSASPWYDGRAFVRDGIVVVAISYRLGFDGFGVIDGAPDNRGVRDWLAALEWVQRNISVFGGDPSRVTIAGQSAGGGAVLTMLGMPEAQHLFRSAISISGALGDLPRDRARRRSERLASMVACQPTLAGFRGVKERELTRRQYEASLLGKTGLAATTATLTDGLPWGPVIDGELLTRPTVDSYAAGVGADKPLLLGATDDEFTMVFDRAPRILRWVPVALALLIVEKTHALRHGWRRANRGRRGAGAALGRFVTDRVFRSLVVRIAETRRDARTWTYRFAWASPTNGWSYHCLDVPFWFDCLDDPHVTRIAGGHPPQHLADEMHASAVAFIRDADPGWPAWRTDPGITRVFGDRPALSRSAYDDALPLV from the coding sequence ATGGCCGTGGACGACCAGTCGCAGGCAGAGATCGCGCAGACAGCCGAGGGGCCTGTGCGCGGCATCCGCCGGCCGGACGGGTCGCTGGCGTTCCTCGGCATCCCGTATGCGGCGCCGCCCACCGGCAGCCGGCGCTTCCAGCCTCCGCAGCCGGTCACGCCGTGGACCGAGCCGCTCGACGCGACCCAGTACGGCCCTACTCCGCAGCGCCGGGAGGAGCCGAACGCGATCATCCCCGAGCCGAGCATCCCCGGTGCGGCGACGTTGAATCTCAACGTGTTCACCCCCGCCCTTCGACAGGCTCAGGGACCCGAGGAACAGAATCAGGGTCCCGGCGGAGAAGGACTCCCGGTGCTGGTGTGGATCCACGGCGGCGGATACTCCTCCGGCTCCTCGGCGAGCCCCTGGTACGACGGCCGCGCCTTCGTGCGCGACGGGATCGTCGTGGTCGCGATCTCGTACCGCCTGGGCTTCGACGGCTTCGGGGTGATCGACGGCGCGCCCGACAACCGCGGGGTGCGCGACTGGCTCGCCGCGCTCGAATGGGTGCAGCGCAACATCAGCGTCTTCGGCGGCGACCCGTCGCGCGTGACGATCGCCGGGCAGTCCGCCGGTGGCGGTGCGGTGCTGACGATGCTCGGGATGCCCGAGGCGCAGCACCTGTTCCGTTCCGCCATCTCGATCAGCGGCGCCCTGGGCGATCTGCCCCGCGACCGCGCGCGCAGACGCAGCGAGCGACTGGCGTCGATGGTCGCCTGCCAACCCACCCTCGCAGGCTTCCGCGGCGTGAAGGAGCGGGAGCTCACGCGACGCCAGTACGAGGCATCCCTGCTCGGCAAGACCGGCCTCGCAGCCACGACCGCGACCCTCACCGATGGCCTGCCCTGGGGGCCGGTGATCGACGGCGAGCTGCTCACCCGCCCGACCGTCGACTCGTACGCCGCGGGTGTCGGCGCCGACAAGCCGCTGCTGCTCGGCGCGACCGATGACGAGTTCACGATGGTGTTCGACCGCGCACCGCGCATCCTGCGCTGGGTGCCCGTGGCGCTCGCCCTGTTGATCGTCGAGAAGACTCACGCGTTGCGGCACGGCTGGCGGCGAGCGAACCGCGGAAGACGTGGTGCGGGTGCGGCGCTGGGTCGCTTCGTCACCGACCGGGTGTTCCGCTCGCTCGTGGTGCGCATCGCCGAGACGCGGCGGGATGCCCGTACCTGGACGTACCGGTTCGCCTGGGCTTCACCCACGAACGGATGGTCGTACCACTGCCTCGATGTGCCGTTCTGGTTCGACTGCCTCGATGACCCGCATGTCACCCGCATCGCCGGCGGGCATCCTCCGCAGCACCTCGCAGACGAGATGCACGCCTCTGCGGTCGCGTTCATCCGCGACGCCGACCCCGGCTGGCCGGCCTGGCGCACCGATCCGGGCATCACCCGCGTGTTCGGCGACAGACCCGCGCTTTCGCGCTCGGCCTACGACGACGCGCTGCCGCTCGTCTGA
- the galK gene encoding galactokinase: MSALVDARDLFARITGRDPEGVWSAPGRVNLIGEHTDYNEGFVLPFAIPHRTFAAASLRGDDRIRVASTFAADPVEVALHDLDALFPTATGAEPAVPEWSAYVLGVAWALQLAAPEAALLGVDIAIASDVPVGAGLSSSAAIEGSVASALNDLWSLGLDPVTLAQVGRRAENEAVGAPTGIMDQMASMLGRADAATFIDCRELTTESVPTGFTGEGLEVLVIDTGVSHAHSTGGYRERRDACERGAALLGIPTLRDASEADLPRAAELMEDVTFRRVRHVITENQRVLDTVRVLGADGPRAIGDLLVASHASMRDDFEISVPELDLAVETALAQGAAGARMTGGGFGGAAIALVERDAVDRITDAVTRAFADAGFGAPHVFTVHPSGGPRRDA; this comes from the coding sequence ATGAGCGCCCTCGTCGACGCGCGTGACCTGTTCGCCCGGATCACCGGACGCGATCCCGAGGGCGTCTGGTCTGCCCCGGGGCGTGTGAACCTGATCGGAGAGCACACCGACTACAACGAGGGATTCGTGCTGCCGTTCGCGATCCCGCATCGCACGTTCGCCGCCGCGAGCCTTCGCGGCGACGATCGCATCCGGGTGGCATCGACCTTCGCGGCCGACCCGGTCGAGGTGGCGCTCCACGACCTCGACGCGCTGTTCCCGACGGCCACCGGTGCCGAACCTGCGGTGCCGGAATGGTCGGCGTACGTGCTCGGCGTCGCGTGGGCTCTGCAGCTCGCCGCACCCGAAGCCGCGCTGCTCGGCGTCGACATCGCGATCGCGTCCGACGTGCCGGTCGGCGCGGGCCTGTCGTCGTCGGCGGCGATCGAGGGGTCGGTGGCATCCGCCCTGAACGACCTCTGGAGCCTCGGGCTCGACCCGGTGACTCTCGCGCAAGTGGGCCGCCGCGCTGAGAACGAAGCTGTCGGGGCGCCCACCGGGATCATGGATCAGATGGCGTCGATGCTCGGCCGCGCCGACGCCGCGACGTTCATCGACTGCCGCGAGCTGACGACCGAATCGGTGCCCACCGGGTTCACCGGCGAGGGGCTCGAGGTGCTCGTCATCGACACCGGGGTGTCCCACGCGCACTCCACCGGCGGGTACCGCGAGCGCCGCGACGCGTGCGAGCGTGGGGCGGCGCTGCTGGGCATCCCCACGCTGCGCGACGCGTCCGAAGCCGACCTGCCGCGTGCCGCCGAGCTGATGGAGGACGTCACCTTCCGGCGAGTGCGCCACGTGATCACCGAGAACCAGCGCGTGCTCGACACCGTGCGCGTGCTCGGCGCAGACGGCCCGCGCGCGATCGGCGACCTGCTGGTCGCCTCGCACGCGTCGATGCGCGACGACTTCGAGATCTCGGTGCCCGAGCTCGACCTCGCCGTCGAGACGGCGCTCGCGCAGGGCGCGGCCGGAGCGCGGATGACCGGCGGCGGCTTCGGCGGCGCGGCGATCGCACTGGTCGAGCGCGACGCCGTCGACAGGATCACGGATGCAGTCACGAGGGCGTTCGCGGATGCCGGATTCGGCGCACCGCACGTCTTCACCGTGCACCCCTCCGGCGGACCCCGCCGCGACGCCTGA
- the galT gene encoding galactose-1-phosphate uridylyltransferase — protein MNTSESPELRTSELGAGVVKRSTRLADGRELFYYDDPGTTLGPDRTVDSRPLDVRPETATMRQDILTGDWVSFATARQNRVMMPSADADPLAPQSPTNPSEVPANYDVAVFENRSPAFGPALADAMCDAPEARDSPRGLDDLAELGLGRTRTSIGRCEVVCFSPDHEGSFGTQSVTRARTVIEAWADRTAALSMLPGIQQVFPFENRGEAIGVTLPHPHGQIYAYPYVTPRTQRLLDSIRRTAPDLMTRILDSERDSDRVVLQGEHWTAFVPFAARWPLEVQLMPHRHAPDFASLTDAERDELAPLYLRLLRGVDALYPTPTAYIAGWHQAPVNVGRDTVRMRLELTSPRRAADKLKFLAGSEAAMGAWTAEILPEVAAERLREAIASVPEVTA, from the coding sequence GTGAACACGTCCGAATCTCCCGAGCTGCGCACGTCCGAACTCGGCGCCGGCGTCGTCAAGCGCTCCACCCGTCTCGCCGACGGCCGCGAGCTGTTCTACTACGACGATCCCGGCACGACCCTCGGCCCCGACCGCACGGTCGATTCCCGCCCGCTCGACGTGCGGCCCGAGACCGCGACGATGCGCCAGGACATCCTCACCGGCGACTGGGTCAGCTTCGCCACAGCGCGTCAGAACCGCGTCATGATGCCGAGCGCCGACGCCGATCCGCTGGCTCCGCAGTCGCCGACGAATCCGTCCGAAGTGCCGGCGAACTACGATGTCGCGGTCTTCGAGAACCGCTCGCCCGCCTTCGGTCCGGCGCTGGCCGACGCCATGTGCGACGCGCCCGAAGCGCGCGACTCCCCGCGCGGACTCGACGATCTCGCCGAGCTGGGCCTCGGCCGCACCCGCACGAGCATCGGCCGCTGCGAAGTCGTGTGCTTCAGCCCCGACCACGAGGGATCGTTCGGCACCCAGTCGGTCACCCGCGCGCGCACGGTGATCGAGGCGTGGGCAGATCGCACAGCCGCTCTGTCGATGCTGCCCGGCATCCAGCAGGTGTTCCCGTTCGAGAACCGCGGCGAGGCGATCGGCGTCACACTGCCCCACCCGCACGGGCAGATCTACGCCTACCCGTACGTCACGCCGCGCACGCAGCGGCTGCTCGACAGCATCCGCCGCACCGCGCCCGACCTCATGACGCGCATCCTCGATTCCGAGCGCGACTCCGACCGCGTCGTGCTGCAGGGCGAGCACTGGACCGCCTTCGTGCCGTTCGCGGCCCGCTGGCCGCTCGAGGTGCAGCTCATGCCGCACCGCCACGCACCCGACTTCGCGTCGCTCACCGACGCCGAGCGCGACGAGCTCGCGCCGCTCTACCTGCGCCTGCTGCGCGGAGTCGATGCGCTGTACCCGACCCCCACGGCGTACATCGCCGGGTGGCACCAGGCCCCCGTGAACGTCGGCCGCGACACCGTGCGGATGCGTCTGGAGCTGACCAGTCCGCGCCGTGCCGCCGACAAGCTGAAGTTCCTCGCAGGCTCGGAGGCCGCCATGGGCGCCTGGACCGCGGAGATCCTTCCCGAGGTCGCGGCGGAGCGTCTGCGAGAGGCGATCGCGTCGGTTCCGGAGGTGACGGCATGA
- a CDS encoding LacI family DNA-binding transcriptional regulator: protein MPTSPRVSMAMVAQRAGVSGQTVSRVANGSPRVDPETRARVEQAMAELGYRPNRAARALRTGRSQTLGLVAQTLATVGNSRMLQAVADAAASRGYALTVLTLGADADIADAFDRLRDQGVDGAVVLNEATALARDAASAGLRLVVVDSPPDDRFTVIGTDHAAGARLATEHLLAAGHRTVHHLAGPAGSFAAAERERGWREALAAAGAEQPDLARGDWSAASGFDAVMRIPASGVSAIFAANDQMALGALRALAGSGRRVPDDVAVIGFDDIADAANFQPPLTTVRQDFDALGERAVSALVEWIEGARPVDLLLEPALIRRASA, encoded by the coding sequence ATGCCGACATCCCCACGCGTGTCGATGGCGATGGTCGCCCAGCGGGCCGGCGTGTCGGGCCAGACCGTCTCCCGCGTCGCGAACGGCAGCCCGAGAGTCGACCCCGAGACGCGCGCGCGCGTCGAACAGGCCATGGCCGAACTCGGCTACCGCCCCAACCGCGCGGCGCGCGCGCTGCGCACCGGCCGCAGCCAGACGCTCGGTCTCGTCGCGCAGACCCTCGCCACGGTGGGCAACTCCCGCATGCTGCAGGCCGTCGCCGATGCGGCGGCATCCCGCGGCTACGCATTGACCGTGCTCACCCTCGGCGCGGATGCCGACATCGCCGATGCCTTCGACCGGCTACGCGATCAGGGCGTCGACGGCGCCGTCGTGCTGAACGAGGCCACGGCGCTGGCGCGAGACGCAGCCTCGGCGGGCCTGCGCCTCGTGGTCGTCGATTCGCCGCCCGACGACCGTTTCACCGTGATCGGCACGGACCATGCCGCGGGCGCTCGTCTGGCGACCGAGCACCTCCTGGCCGCAGGGCACCGCACGGTGCACCATCTGGCAGGGCCGGCCGGATCATTCGCAGCAGCGGAGCGAGAGCGGGGCTGGCGCGAAGCGCTCGCCGCCGCCGGCGCCGAGCAGCCCGACCTCGCGCGGGGGGACTGGAGCGCGGCATCCGGATTCGACGCGGTGATGCGGATCCCGGCATCCGGGGTCTCGGCGATCTTCGCCGCGAACGATCAGATGGCCCTCGGCGCGCTGCGCGCGCTCGCGGGGTCCGGGCGCCGGGTGCCCGACGACGTCGCGGTGATCGGCTTCGACGACATCGCCGACGCCGCGAACTTCCAGCCTCCGCTGACCACCGTGCGGCAGGACTTCGATGCGCTCGGCGAGCGCGCCGTGTCGGCCCTGGTCGAGTGGATCGA